The following proteins come from a genomic window of Actinomycetota bacterium:
- a CDS encoding YbaB/EbfC family nucleoid-associated protein, which produces MNYGKMMKQVQEMQKQMVKAQEELANEEVEASAGGGMVTVKVTGDLKIKSIKIDPGAVDPDDVEMLEDMVLAAANEAMRSAQELASSRMNGLTGGLNIPGLM; this is translated from the coding sequence ATGAATTACGGCAAGATGATGAAGCAGGTCCAGGAGATGCAGAAGCAGATGGTGAAGGCCCAGGAGGAACTCGCCAACGAAGAGGTCGAGGCCAGCGCCGGCGGCGGCATGGTCACGGTCAAGGTCACCGGCGATCTCAAGATCAAGAGCATCAAGATCGATCCCGGCGCGGTCGACCCCGACGACGTCGAGATGCTCGAGGACATGGTCCTGGCCGCGGCCAACGAAGCCATGCGCTCGGCCCAGGAACTGGCTTCCAGCAGGATGAACGGGCTGACCGGCGGGCTCAACATCCCGGGATTGATGTAA
- the recR gene encoding recombination mediator RecR, producing MFPAPVEQLITELSKLPGIGRRSAQRITFYMLRRSRDEAAALAEAIIAVKDKIHFCRQCFNFTDDDLCVFCRDARRDASTICVVEEPSDIIPIEKGGEYRGLYHVLGGALSPLDGVDPEHLRIKELIARVDAGGVTEIILATNPNTTGESTSMFLADALREKVRVTRLASGLPVGADLEYADEATVSRAMLGRREI from the coding sequence TTGTTTCCCGCTCCGGTAGAACAACTCATCACCGAGCTGTCGAAGCTGCCCGGCATCGGCCGGCGCTCGGCTCAGCGTATAACCTTTTACATGCTGCGGCGTTCGCGCGACGAGGCGGCGGCGCTTGCCGAAGCCATCATCGCCGTCAAGGACAAGATCCACTTTTGCCGCCAGTGTTTTAATTTCACCGACGACGATCTCTGTGTCTTCTGCCGGGACGCCCGCCGCGACGCTTCCACGATCTGTGTGGTCGAGGAGCCGAGCGATATCATTCCCATCGAGAAAGGCGGCGAGTACCGCGGCCTCTATCATGTGCTCGGTGGCGCGCTCTCGCCCCTGGACGGGGTCGATCCCGAGCATCTGCGCATCAAGGAACTGATCGCGCGCGTTGACGCCGGCGGCGTCACCGAGATCATCCTCGCGACCAACCCCAACACTACCGGCGAGTCAACCTCGATGTTCCTGGCCGACGCCCTGCGCGAGAAGGTGCGCGTGACGCGGCTTGCCAGCGGCCTGCCGGTCGGCGCCGATCTGGAGTATGCCGACGAGGCGACGGTCAGCCGGGCGATGCTTGGCAGGAGGGAGATCTAG
- a CDS encoding tetratricopeptide repeat protein — MGAVTYSSGNVIRLLNDEVVAVQLPHTAQPETTDYNVKWTPAMYILDPTGLEHHNIIGFLPPEEFIPFVMLGIAKSYFDMEKHDEALAHFEKIVEDYPQSSSAPEAVYLRGVTHYKIEGTVDGLVGAYETLSRDYPGTVWASRSEPYRLLKAAA; from the coding sequence ATGGGTGCGGTCACGTACTCAAGCGGAAATGTTATCCGGCTGCTGAACGACGAGGTCGTGGCGGTGCAGCTGCCGCACACCGCCCAGCCTGAGACCACCGACTACAACGTCAAGTGGACGCCGGCGATGTACATCCTCGATCCAACCGGGCTGGAGCACCACAACATCATCGGCTTTCTGCCGCCGGAGGAGTTCATCCCCTTCGTGATGCTGGGCATCGCCAAGTCGTACTTCGACATGGAAAAGCACGATGAAGCGCTGGCGCATTTCGAGAAGATCGTCGAGGACTATCCCCAGAGCAGCTCGGCTCCCGAGGCCGTTTACCTGCGGGGAGTAACGCACTACAAGATCGAGGGTACGGTTGACGGACTGGTGGGCGCATACGAGACCCTGTCGAGGGACTATCCCGGTACGGTCTGGGCCAGCCGCTCGGAGCCCTACAGGTTGCTGAAGGCCGCGGCTTAA
- a CDS encoding DsbA family protein: MDGVKTPVLEITSYTDPYCTWCWGSEPVLRHIQEVYGDQVSIHFRMGGLVKDTRHFQDPLNQIGGPEMYRQVADHWREASQRHGMPVNAEIFMDMKDEFRSTWPANIAYKAAELQDRALAEKYLRRLREAAAAERQPIHRLDVQARLAEEVGLDRARLLEDIDRGVAEEAFLEDLLECQEKGVTGFPTFLIRNRAGEETVLHGFQGFHEFEHAFSMLAGDKLLPRPIGRSDQRLVEFVGKYGKVAPREAAEVFSESMAEANQ; encoded by the coding sequence ATGGACGGCGTCAAGACACCGGTCCTGGAGATAACCTCCTACACCGATCCCTACTGCACCTGGTGCTGGGGCTCAGAACCCGTGCTTCGGCACATCCAGGAGGTTTATGGCGACCAGGTCAGCATCCATTTCAGGATGGGCGGACTGGTCAAGGACACCCGCCATTTCCAGGACCCGCTCAACCAGATCGGCGGCCCCGAGATGTACCGGCAGGTGGCCGACCACTGGCGCGAGGCCTCTCAGCGGCACGGCATGCCCGTGAACGCCGAGATCTTTATGGACATGAAAGATGAATTCAGGTCTACATGGCCCGCCAACATCGCCTACAAGGCTGCCGAGCTGCAGGACCGGGCTCTTGCGGAAAAATATCTGCGCCGCCTGCGTGAGGCCGCTGCCGCCGAGAGGCAGCCCATCCACCGCCTCGACGTCCAGGCCCGCCTGGCTGAAGAGGTCGGGCTCGACCGGGCCCGGCTGCTGGAAGACATCGACCGGGGTGTAGCCGAGGAGGCCTTCCTGGAAGATCTGCTCGAGTGTCAGGAAAAAGGAGTCACAGGATTTCCCACGTTCCTCATCCGCAACCGGGCTGGGGAAGAGACCGTCCTTCATGGCTTCCAGGGATTCCACGAATTCGAGCATGCCTTCAGCATGCTGGCCGGCGACAAGCTGCTGCCGCGCCCGATCGGCCGCAGCGACCAGCGGCTGGTCGAATTCGTGGGCAAGTATGGCAAGGTGGCGCCGCGCGAGGCTGCCGAGGTCTTCTCGGAGTCGATGGCCGAGGCCAACCAGTAG
- a CDS encoding GYD domain-containing protein: MPIYVALSRLTEEGSKTIKKNPARILEVNKDIEAMGVKILSQYALLGEYDFINILEAPDNDTIVKMSVEIGSRGSVQLQTLPAMPINELIEDLQG; the protein is encoded by the coding sequence ATGCCGATCTACGTCGCGCTAAGCAGGCTCACCGAAGAGGGCAGCAAGACCATCAAGAAGAATCCGGCAAGGATCCTCGAGGTAAACAAGGACATCGAGGCGATGGGAGTCAAGATCCTTTCGCAGTATGCCCTGCTCGGTGAATATGACTTCATCAACATCCTCGAGGCGCCGGACAACGACACGATCGTCAAGATGTCGGTCGAGATCGGCTCCCGCGGCTCGGTGCAGCTGCAGACGCTGCCGGCCATGCCCATCAACGAGCTGATCGAAGACCTTCAGGGCTAG
- a CDS encoding NAD(P)/FAD-dependent oxidoreductase gives MAARKKITKSDYDVIIVGAGPAGIFAALELTRHDSWSVLLIEKGLDIGKRKCPARGVQPIGCEIGCHPCSITCGWGGAGAFSDGKLTLSPEVGGWLSEYVGRDGLEELIAYVDRLWVEYGAPGNVHGTDHDKVEEIRQRAMQVGLRLVDAPIRHVGTDRCPKVLSAMRDDLSGKVEVATRTTVKKILVDDGEAAGVELEDGQAIRARVVIVAPGREGNAWIFDEARELGLGMINNPVDIGLRVEVPSIVMEPLTSVLYESKLLYYSKSFEDEVRTFCMNPEGFVSREAYGDVVTVNGHSYSDRQSGYTNFALLVSTRFTEPFKEPIAYGKSIARLANLLGEDIIIQRLGDLQIGQRTTEERLARSTIKPTLAKCTPGDLSFVLPFRHLRDILDMLETMDELVPGVNSRETLLYGVEVKFYSARLELTNDLETRVKNLFAVGDGAGVTRGLVQASASGVIAARAAIGRL, from the coding sequence GTGGCGGCACGCAAGAAAATCACAAAATCAGATTATGACGTAATCATAGTCGGCGCCGGCCCGGCCGGTATCTTTGCTGCGCTCGAGCTTACGCGCCATGACAGCTGGAGCGTACTTCTCATCGAGAAGGGGCTGGACATCGGCAAGCGCAAGTGTCCCGCGCGCGGCGTTCAGCCCATCGGCTGCGAGATCGGCTGCCATCCCTGCTCCATCACCTGCGGCTGGGGTGGCGCCGGCGCCTTCAGCGACGGCAAACTGACCCTTTCCCCCGAAGTCGGCGGCTGGCTGTCGGAATACGTCGGCCGGGACGGGCTCGAGGAATTGATCGCATATGTGGACCGGCTCTGGGTGGAATATGGAGCCCCCGGGAACGTCCACGGCACCGACCATGACAAGGTTGAGGAGATACGCCAACGCGCGATGCAGGTTGGCCTGCGCCTGGTCGATGCGCCCATCCGCCACGTAGGCACCGACCGCTGCCCGAAGGTTCTGTCAGCGATGCGCGATGATTTGAGCGGCAAGGTCGAGGTCGCCACGCGCACCACCGTAAAGAAGATTCTGGTGGATGACGGAGAGGCGGCCGGCGTCGAGCTCGAGGATGGGCAGGCGATCAGGGCGCGAGTGGTGATCGTCGCTCCCGGCCGTGAGGGCAATGCCTGGATATTCGACGAGGCGCGCGAACTCGGCCTGGGGATGATCAACAATCCCGTCGACATCGGCCTTCGCGTCGAGGTGCCCTCGATCGTCATGGAGCCGCTTACCAGCGTACTCTACGAATCGAAGCTGCTCTACTACTCAAAGAGCTTTGAGGATGAGGTGCGCACCTTCTGCATGAACCCGGAAGGTTTTGTATCGCGGGAAGCTTATGGCGACGTCGTCACCGTCAACGGCCACAGCTACAGCGACCGCCAGTCCGGCTATACCAATTTTGCGCTGCTGGTCAGCACCAGGTTCACCGAACCTTTCAAGGAGCCCATCGCTTACGGCAAGTCGATCGCCAGGCTGGCGAACCTGCTGGGCGAGGACATCATCATCCAGCGGCTGGGAGATCTGCAGATCGGCCAGCGGACGACCGAGGAGCGGCTGGCGCGCAGCACCATCAAACCGACGCTGGCCAAGTGCACGCCTGGCGACCTCTCCTTCGTGCTGCCCTTCCGCCATCTGCGCGACATCCTTGATATGCTCGAGACCATGGACGAGCTGGTCCCGGGCGTGAATTCACGCGAGACCCTGCTCTATGGAGTTGAAGTGAAGTTCTACTCGGCGCGCCTGGAACTGACAAATGACCTGGAAACCAGGGTCAAAAACCTTTTTGCCGTCGGTGACGGCGCCGGCGTCACCAGAGGGCTGGTCCAGGCTTCCGCTTCGGGTGTGATCGCGGCCCGCGCGGCCATCGGGCGCCTGTAG
- a CDS encoding adenylosuccinate synthase, whose product MPATVVVGTQWGDEGKGRIIDNLAEKSQMVVRFQGGNNAGHTIVNEQGEFKFHIIPSGILYPHVTAIIGNGVVVDPRVLCDELNTLRDRGVSFDNLRLSGNAHLIMPYHILLDSAHETQLGKRKIGTTKRGIGPAYTDKAARLGIRVQDLLDKKILRQKLDTAIHEKNDLLEKVYNSPGVDRFEVMEQYAEYADRLSPYIADTSLLIDKALKRGEEVLFEGAQGCLLDIDHGTYPFVTSSNPIAGAACVGGGVGPTRINDVMGVCKAYTTRVGEGPFPTELTGKLGDHFVNQGMEYGTTTGRKRRCGWLDLVILNYAVRLNGLTGLAITKLDVLSGLDQINVCSMYEYDHDGVQENYIDFPPHQSIFYHCKPVLQSLPGWKADISGVRKLADLPVEARDYLELISEEAGVPVKMVSVGPGRDELVEV is encoded by the coding sequence ATGCCAGCAACAGTAGTAGTTGGAACCCAATGGGGCGACGAGGGCAAGGGACGCATTATCGACAACCTGGCCGAGAAGAGCCAGATGGTGGTGCGCTTCCAGGGCGGCAACAATGCCGGCCACACCATCGTCAACGAGCAGGGTGAATTCAAATTCCATATCATTCCCTCGGGAATCCTCTATCCGCACGTGACGGCGATAATCGGCAACGGCGTCGTCGTCGACCCGCGGGTGCTCTGCGACGAGCTCAACACTCTGCGCGACCGCGGCGTTTCTTTTGACAATCTGCGGTTATCTGGTAATGCGCACCTGATCATGCCCTACCACATCCTGCTGGATTCAGCCCACGAGACGCAGCTGGGCAAGCGCAAGATCGGCACCACCAAGCGCGGCATCGGGCCGGCTTATACTGACAAGGCGGCGCGCCTCGGCATCCGCGTACAGGACCTGCTGGACAAGAAGATCCTCAGACAGAAGCTCGACACCGCCATCCACGAGAAGAACGATCTGCTGGAAAAGGTCTACAACAGCCCCGGCGTCGACCGCTTCGAGGTCATGGAGCAGTATGCCGAATACGCCGACCGGCTCTCTCCCTATATCGCCGACACTTCGCTGCTGATTGACAAAGCTCTTAAACGTGGTGAAGAAGTGCTGTTTGAGGGAGCCCAGGGATGCCTGCTGGATATCGACCACGGCACCTATCCTTTCGTGACTTCGTCCAATCCCATCGCTGGCGCGGCCTGTGTCGGCGGCGGCGTCGGGCCGACCAGGATCAACGATGTCATGGGCGTCTGCAAGGCTTATACGACCCGGGTTGGCGAGGGCCCCTTCCCCACCGAACTCACCGGCAAGCTCGGCGATCACTTCGTCAACCAGGGGATGGAATACGGCACGACCACCGGGCGCAAACGGCGCTGCGGCTGGCTGGACCTGGTCATACTCAATTATGCCGTGCGCCTCAACGGACTCACCGGGCTGGCTATAACCAAGCTCGACGTCCTCTCAGGCCTCGATCAGATCAATGTCTGCTCGATGTACGAATACGATCACGATGGCGTGCAGGAAAACTACATCGATTTCCCGCCGCATCAATCGATCTTTTACCATTGCAAGCCGGTCCTGCAGAGCCTGCCTGGATGGAAGGCTGACATCAGCGGCGTCCGCAAGCTCGCGGATCTGCCGGTGGAAGCGCGCGACTATCTCGAACTGATCTCCGAGGAAGCCGGCGTGCCCGTGAAGATGGTCAGCGTCGGCCCCGGAAGGGACGAACTGGTAGAGGTGTAG
- a CDS encoding MFS transporter, translating into MQEAPESSMGKTGAWVALAVICFGIFLAALDQTAVSALLPTIIKDYEGAFSPTAVERAGWIVTAYLVGYTVVMPVMGRLADVLGHRLLFNVSILIFMAGSVLCTMAPSLKWLAVFRAVQAVGGGAIVPIAMGMVGIGFSRKAQALAIGILVSAGEAGGVIGPLYGALTAEPIGWRGIFWINVPLGLAVMAVVWRLVPRWPRQQLKIDYRGAVLLAMFLTLITAGLSGQRTYGWYQFVTPMLVAAGVVLAAFIWVESRQEHPTLRLSMFRNVTFSAANIANLLEGVAMITALVQVPMFAYVTKDATPIEGGLLVIRMTVMIPIGAVIGGLLVNRISHRWTAAAGFALAALGMFLVSRWPVTVSSTVQTRDLMIAGFGFGLNSPGLAAAVVGSISRTRLALGSAIHIVAKTTGMMVGLAALSGWGIYTFESSLDLESLPLIERQESFAEQMARLRGVFEQRSMDAIMIVLHRFFLVAAIVCALAIIPSLLIRVKGEEGEASAGVGE; encoded by the coding sequence ATGCAGGAAGCTCCAGAAAGCAGCATGGGCAAGACCGGCGCCTGGGTGGCGCTGGCGGTCATCTGCTTCGGCATCTTCCTGGCCGCGCTCGATCAGACCGCAGTCTCGGCCCTCCTGCCGACCATCATCAAGGACTACGAAGGCGCTTTTTCTCCCACAGCCGTAGAGCGCGCCGGCTGGATCGTCACCGCCTACCTGGTCGGCTATACGGTCGTCATGCCGGTAATGGGGCGCCTCGCTGACGTTCTCGGGCATCGGCTACTCTTCAATGTCTCCATCCTCATATTCATGGCCGGTTCGGTCCTGTGCACAATGGCGCCCAGCCTCAAATGGCTGGCGGTGTTCCGGGCGGTCCAGGCCGTGGGTGGAGGCGCCATCGTGCCGATCGCCATGGGCATGGTCGGCATCGGTTTCAGCCGCAAGGCGCAGGCGCTGGCTATCGGCATCCTGGTTTCGGCTGGTGAGGCCGGTGGCGTCATCGGCCCGCTTTACGGCGCTCTGACGGCCGAGCCCATCGGCTGGCGCGGCATATTCTGGATCAACGTTCCCCTGGGACTTGCCGTAATGGCCGTGGTCTGGCGGCTGGTCCCCCGCTGGCCGCGTCAGCAACTAAAGATCGATTACAGGGGCGCCGTGCTGCTGGCGATGTTTCTGACCCTGATCACGGCCGGGCTCTCGGGACAGCGTACCTACGGCTGGTACCAGTTCGTGACTCCCATGCTGGTGGCCGCGGGAGTCGTGCTGGCGGCTTTCATCTGGGTGGAGAGCCGGCAGGAGCATCCGACCCTAAGGCTCAGCATGTTCAGGAATGTGACCTTCTCCGCCGCAAACATCGCCAATCTGCTCGAGGGCGTAGCTATGATCACGGCCCTGGTCCAGGTGCCGATGTTCGCTTACGTGACCAAGGACGCAACGCCGATCGAGGGCGGCCTGCTGGTCATCCGCATGACCGTCATGATCCCCATCGGCGCGGTCATCGGCGGGCTTCTGGTCAACAGGATCAGCCATCGCTGGACGGCCGCGGCCGGGTTTGCGCTCGCGGCGCTGGGGATGTTTCTGGTCAGCCGCTGGCCGGTGACGGTGTCGAGCACGGTGCAGACTCGCGACCTGATGATCGCCGGCTTTGGTTTCGGCCTCAACAGCCCGGGGCTGGCGGCTGCGGTAGTCGGCTCGATCTCGAGGACGCGGCTGGCCCTGGGTTCGGCCATTCATATCGTCGCCAAGACCACGGGTATGATGGTAGGCCTGGCGGCGCTGAGCGGCTGGGGAATCTACACTTTCGAGAGCTCGCTGGATCTCGAGAGCCTGCCGCTGATCGAGCGCCAGGAGAGCTTTGCCGAGCAGATGGCGCGCCTGCGGGGAGTCTTCGAGCAGCGCAGCATGGACGCCATCATGATCGTGCTGCACCGTTTCTTTCTGGTGGCTGCCATCGTCTGCGCCCTGGCGATCATCCCTTCGCTGTTGATCAGGGTAAAGGGGGAGGAAGGGGAAGCCTCGGCCGGGGTGGGTGAATAG
- the ychF gene encoding redox-regulated ATPase YchF gives MKLGIIGLPNAGKTTIFNALTAQELETAPYPNPIGTDHHVGAIKVPDERIDRLSEIYKPRKTTYADVQCLDITGLATGISASKQKTAVFNQLFDCDAVIHVVRAFEDGAVVHPDGDIDPARDAAALELELVFHDLELVETRLERIANSMKKGIGEGLEAERDVLEKCRTILEEEKPLRNLSLSAKERESIGSLMFASLKPELVVLNVGEDEIGSSQTTAAVKALEEFYAGKDAHVFSLSGKIEKEICQLDSEEACDFLADLGIGEPAMNRVIREAYRLLGLISFLTAGEDEVRAWTIRKGTTAVKAAGKIHSDIERGFIRAETISYDDFIAAGSMAKAKDLGTLRLEGKEYEVRDGDIINFRFNV, from the coding sequence ATGAAGCTCGGTATCATCGGACTGCCGAACGCGGGCAAGACCACCATCTTTAACGCCCTGACCGCCCAGGAGCTGGAGACGGCCCCGTACCCCAACCCGATCGGCACGGACCATCACGTCGGCGCCATCAAGGTGCCCGACGAGCGCATAGACCGCCTCTCGGAGATCTACAAACCCAGGAAGACGACCTACGCCGATGTCCAGTGCCTCGACATCACCGGCCTGGCCACCGGCATCTCCGCCAGCAAGCAGAAGACGGCGGTCTTCAACCAGCTCTTCGATTGCGATGCCGTCATACATGTGGTGCGGGCTTTTGAGGACGGCGCCGTGGTGCACCCCGACGGCGATATCGACCCGGCGCGCGATGCCGCCGCCCTCGAGCTCGAGCTGGTCTTCCACGACCTGGAGCTGGTGGAAACACGCCTCGAGCGCATTGCCAACTCGATGAAGAAGGGCATCGGTGAGGGGCTCGAAGCCGAGCGCGACGTCCTGGAAAAATGCCGGACGATCCTCGAGGAAGAAAAACCCCTGCGAAACCTGTCACTTTCAGCCAAGGAACGCGAGTCCATCGGCTCATTGATGTTCGCGTCACTTAAACCCGAGCTGGTGGTGCTGAACGTCGGTGAGGACGAAATCGGCAGCAGCCAGACAACAGCCGCGGTCAAGGCTCTCGAGGAATTCTACGCCGGCAAGGACGCCCATGTCTTTTCACTTTCGGGGAAGATAGAGAAGGAGATATGCCAGCTGGATTCAGAGGAAGCCTGCGACTTTCTCGCCGACCTCGGCATCGGCGAGCCCGCCATGAATCGCGTCATCCGCGAAGCCTACCGCCTGCTGGGGTTGATATCGTTTCTTACTGCTGGTGAAGACGAGGTGCGCGCCTGGACCATCCGCAAGGGAACCACCGCGGTGAAAGCCGCCGGCAAGATCCACTCCGACATCGAGCGCGGTTTCATCCGCGCCGAGACCATCAGCTACGACGACTTCATCGCCGCCGGCTCGATGGCAAAGGCAAAAGACCTGGGAACTCTTCGGCTCGAAGGCAAGGAATACGAGGTCAGGGACGGGGATATAATCAACTTCCGCTTCAACGTCTGA
- the purD gene encoding phosphoribosylamine--glycine ligase has protein sequence MLVLVIGSGGREHAIVKKAVASPLVDEVHCAPGNAGISRQAVCHDLPDSDIPGILGLAKRLEPGLVVIGPEAPLCAGLGDTLREAGFKVFGPGRDAAMLEGSKGFAKEVMIAAGVPTAGYARFAEYQTARAHLSSISYPTVIKANGLAAGKGVIIAGAMAEAEDALQACFVDRAFGDAGLDVLLEECLIGQECSVLALCDGQTILPLEPAQDYKRIFDDDHGPNTGGMGCYSPVPRVPAELVDEIIETVHKPTIAELARRGIEFRGVLYAGLMLTADGPKVLEFNCRFGDPETQAILPRLETDLVELMIACADASLAGHQLQWKQERCVTVIMASAGYPITSSKGDEIGGLELDGGLAGVEVFHAGTAEQDGKFVTNGGRVLAVSALDQTFIGARDKAYAAVDKIHFDGMQFRRDIAAEPARGGA, from the coding sequence TTGCTAGTTCTAGTCATAGGATCCGGCGGCCGCGAGCACGCCATCGTCAAGAAGGCTGTTGCCAGCCCGCTGGTCGACGAGGTCCACTGCGCCCCCGGCAACGCCGGCATCTCGCGGCAGGCGGTCTGCCACGATCTCCCGGATTCCGACATTCCCGGTATACTCGGCCTGGCAAAGCGCCTCGAGCCGGGCCTGGTCGTGATCGGCCCCGAGGCGCCGCTCTGCGCCGGCCTTGGCGATACTCTTCGTGAAGCCGGCTTTAAAGTCTTTGGGCCGGGGCGTGACGCCGCCATGCTCGAGGGCAGCAAGGGCTTTGCCAAGGAGGTCATGATAGCGGCCGGGGTCCCGACTGCCGGCTATGCCCGTTTCGCCGAGTACCAGACGGCCAGGGCGCACCTTTCGAGCATCTCTTATCCCACGGTGATCAAGGCCAACGGCCTTGCCGCCGGCAAGGGTGTCATCATCGCGGGCGCCATGGCCGAAGCCGAGGATGCGCTTCAGGCCTGCTTTGTGGACCGGGCCTTCGGAGACGCCGGCCTCGACGTCCTGCTAGAAGAATGCCTGATCGGCCAGGAATGCTCGGTGCTGGCGCTATGCGACGGCCAGACCATTCTTCCGCTGGAACCTGCGCAGGATTACAAGCGCATCTTTGACGATGACCATGGACCCAACACCGGCGGCATGGGTTGCTACAGCCCGGTGCCGCGTGTCCCGGCCGAACTGGTTGACGAGATCATCGAAACGGTACATAAACCCACGATCGCCGAGCTGGCGCGGCGCGGCATCGAGTTTCGCGGCGTGCTCTACGCCGGACTGATGTTGACCGCCGACGGTCCCAAAGTGCTCGAGTTCAACTGCCGTTTCGGCGATCCCGAGACCCAGGCGATCCTGCCGCGCCTTGAAACCGACCTGGTGGAACTGATGATCGCCTGCGCCGACGCCAGCCTCGCCGGTCACCAGCTGCAGTGGAAGCAGGAGCGCTGCGTGACCGTGATCATGGCGTCCGCCGGGTACCCGATCACATCCAGCAAGGGTGACGAGATCGGCGGGTTGGAGCTGGACGGCGGCCTGGCTGGCGTCGAGGTCTTCCATGCCGGCACGGCCGAGCAGGACGGCAAATTCGTGACCAACGGCGGCAGGGTGCTGGCCGTCAGCGCCCTCGACCAGACCTTTATCGGCGCCCGGGACAAGGCTTATGCCGCCGTAGACAAAATACATTTTGACGGCATGCAGTTTCGCAGGGATATCGCCGCCGAGCCGGCAAGAGGCGGAGCCTAG
- the purE gene encoding 5-(carboxyamino)imidazole ribonucleotide mutase — protein sequence MLQGMDFDPPLVGVVMGSESDREVMQAAIDQLSSDGIPHEVNVISAHRDPKKLSDYAEGAAGRGLKVIIAGAGKAAALPGVIASLTPLPVIGVPVHTNDLGGLDSLLSIVQMPPGVPVACMAINGSKNAAIMAARILAVV from the coding sequence ATGCTCCAGGGGATGGATTTCGACCCGCCGCTAGTCGGCGTGGTCATGGGCAGTGAGTCCGACCGCGAGGTGATGCAGGCCGCGATCGATCAGTTGAGCAGCGATGGCATTCCTCATGAAGTCAACGTCATCAGCGCCCACCGCGATCCTAAAAAGCTTTCCGATTACGCGGAGGGAGCAGCCGGACGCGGCCTCAAGGTCATCATCGCCGGCGCCGGCAAGGCCGCGGCGCTGCCCGGGGTCATCGCCTCCCTGACGCCGCTGCCGGTCATCGGCGTTCCTGTTCATACAAACGACCTGGGCGGACTGGATTCCCTGCTCTCCATCGTGCAGATGCCTCCCGGCGTCCCTGTCGCCTGTATGGCGATCAACGGATCGAAAAACGCGGCCATAATGGCGGCCAGGATCCTGGCCGTGGTCTAG
- a CDS encoding DUF6141 family protein, with amino-acid sequence MNEEILFHEVQRSRQWWLWLLVVVVTAGAWYSFIGQIILGNAGGGQPAANLLIWIIWLLAGIVLPALFLVLRLDVTVRSDRIDIRYFPLFRRTYSRKEVLSAQARIYRPLADYGGWGVRWSPVNGWAYNPSGNAGVQLQLEGGKKLLIGSQRPNELQAAIEAMRAAGKGKGKQAGGRRKGKRK; translated from the coding sequence ATGAATGAAGAAATCCTCTTCCACGAAGTCCAACGGTCCCGGCAGTGGTGGCTGTGGCTGCTGGTGGTTGTCGTGACTGCAGGAGCGTGGTATTCATTCATCGGCCAGATAATCCTGGGAAACGCGGGGGGCGGTCAGCCGGCGGCGAACCTTCTTATCTGGATAATCTGGCTCCTTGCGGGAATCGTGCTGCCGGCCCTCTTTCTGGTGCTCAGGCTTGACGTCACAGTCAGGAGCGACCGCATCGACATCCGTTACTTCCCCTTATTCCGCCGGACTTATTCCCGCAAGGAAGTACTGAGCGCCCAGGCGCGGATCTACCGGCCGCTGGCCGATTACGGCGGCTGGGGCGTGCGCTGGTCGCCGGTGAACGGCTGGGCTTATAATCCCAGCGGCAACGCCGGCGTGCAGCTGCAGCTTGAGGGAGGCAAGAAGCTGTTGATCGGCTCGCAGCGGCCGAACGAGCTGCAGGCCGCCATCGAGGCGATGCGGGCCGCCGGTAAGGGCAAGGGCAAGCAAGCCGGAGGCAGGCGCAAGGGAAAGCGCAAGTGA